A section of the Elizabethkingia anophelis R26 genome encodes:
- a CDS encoding D-2-hydroxyacid dehydrogenase gives MKVLANDGISESGEKALKEAGINLLDNRVSSGHLAQFINDNEVDVLLVRSATKVTKELIDACPTLRIVGRGGIGMDNIDVEYAREKDIYVFNTPLASLRSVAELVFAHFFSLARNLHESNRLMPLEGETKFNELKKSFAKAFELKGKTLGVIGMGKIGMEVAKIGISLGMKVLCYNRTPKTEEVALDFFDGQKVSFSLTSVSLDEVITQSDFISINTAKTLHYILDSEEFSKMKDGVFIVNAARGGVLNEVTLLDFIEEGKIAGAALDVFENEPNPELPLLMNPALSLSPHIGGNTIDAQEKIGMELAEQLIKLKLQ, from the coding sequence ATGAAGGTATTAGCTAACGATGGTATTTCGGAATCGGGGGAAAAAGCATTAAAAGAAGCAGGAATTAATCTGCTGGATAATCGCGTTTCATCCGGGCATCTTGCTCAGTTTATCAATGATAACGAAGTTGATGTACTCCTTGTGAGGTCCGCAACCAAAGTAACAAAAGAACTGATAGACGCCTGCCCTACATTAAGGATCGTAGGACGTGGAGGTATTGGCATGGATAATATTGATGTGGAATACGCGAGAGAGAAAGACATCTATGTATTCAATACTCCCCTTGCCTCTTTACGTTCTGTTGCCGAACTTGTTTTTGCTCATTTCTTTTCTTTGGCCAGAAACCTGCACGAGTCGAACAGATTAATGCCGCTGGAGGGAGAAACAAAATTCAATGAACTTAAGAAATCTTTTGCCAAAGCTTTTGAGCTAAAAGGAAAAACTCTTGGGGTAATTGGTATGGGTAAAATCGGGATGGAAGTAGCAAAAATTGGAATTTCTCTTGGAATGAAAGTTTTATGTTACAACAGAACACCTAAAACCGAAGAAGTAGCACTAGACTTTTTCGACGGGCAAAAGGTCAGTTTCAGCTTAACATCTGTGTCCCTTGATGAAGTCATTACACAATCTGATTTTATCAGTATCAATACAGCGAAAACACTTCATTATATTCTGGATTCCGAGGAGTTCAGTAAGATGAAGGACGGTGTATTTATTGTAAATGCTGCCAGAGGTGGCGTCCTTAACGAGGTTACCTTACTGGACTTTATCGAAGAAGGAAAAATAGCTGGTGCCGCACTGGACGTTTTTGAAAACGAACCTAATCCCGAACTTCCTTTATTAATGAATCCTGCTTTATCATTAAGCCCACATATTGGAGGCAACACGATTGATGCTCAGGAAAAAATTGGAATGGAATTAGCAGAACAACTAATTAAACTTAAACTACAATAG
- a CDS encoding 4Fe-4S binding protein translates to MAIKITDECINCGACEPECPNTAIYEGAVDWKAADGTNLKGTVTMTSGLTIDANAPQEPVSDDVYFIVTDKCTECKGFHEEPQCAAVCPVDCCVPDEDHVETEEELLEKKAFLHGE, encoded by the coding sequence ATGGCCATTAAAATAACGGATGAATGTATTAACTGTGGAGCTTGTGAGCCTGAATGCCCTAACACTGCGATATATGAAGGAGCTGTAGACTGGAAAGCCGCTGACGGAACCAACCTAAAAGGTACCGTAACGATGACATCGGGTCTCACTATAGACGCTAATGCCCCACAAGAACCTGTTAGTGATGATGTATACTTCATTGTAACAGATAAATGTACTGAATGTAAAGGTTTCCATGAAGAGCCTCAATGTGCTGCTGTATGTCCTGTAGACTGCTGTGTACCAGATGAAGATCATGTAGAAACTGAAGAAGAGCTTCTTGAGAAAAAAGCTTTTTTACACGGAGAATAA
- a CDS encoding DUF1015 domain-containing protein gives MPLFKPFRGIRPHHDLVETFTTASIDNFTEEELHLKAGVDDSYVQMLKPFVCSKSKDVDRNLRKVRTNFEELFHDKKLSQDNAAFYLYEQIMPDKTVYRGLLGLTSVEDFWNGKIKKHEATITQRKEKFAHYLDKVKIQAEPVLLTYPSNSKIEVLMNLEEKNVPVANFTDKNGVRHKLWRIDNRLKLQQYKEVIEQIDSFYIADGHHRIGSAALNAKNHLDKGKKHTGQEGFNYVYSYIVSNQSIKIHDYNRLIKDLNGLTTEQFLKSLEKFFVIHEKGDVPYYPSQKYHLSMYVDGKFYSLHIKHDLRNKTGGLEDLDHYFLERNVIKEVLGMETKLSDKIGFSKGNSTVEGIAEIKELVDNGEYAVGFAIHPLPFSDLVKISDLKQKMPPKCTYIEPKLLTALVMYDMK, from the coding sequence ATGCCTTTATTTAAACCCTTTCGAGGCATAAGACCTCACCATGATTTGGTTGAAACATTTACAACAGCATCTATAGATAACTTCACTGAAGAAGAACTACATCTAAAAGCTGGCGTGGACGATTCTTATGTCCAAATGCTAAAGCCTTTTGTATGCAGCAAATCAAAAGATGTAGACCGTAACTTACGAAAGGTCAGAACTAATTTTGAAGAGCTGTTTCATGATAAAAAACTATCTCAGGACAACGCCGCATTTTATCTTTACGAGCAGATAATGCCGGATAAAACTGTTTACCGTGGTCTTCTTGGCTTAACATCTGTTGAAGACTTCTGGAACGGAAAAATAAAGAAACACGAAGCAACCATAACGCAGAGAAAAGAAAAGTTTGCCCATTATCTGGATAAAGTAAAAATTCAGGCCGAACCGGTATTGCTTACCTACCCTTCCAATTCGAAAATAGAAGTGTTGATGAATCTGGAAGAGAAAAATGTTCCGGTTGCTAACTTTACGGATAAAAATGGTGTTCGTCATAAATTATGGAGAATAGATAACCGTCTGAAGCTTCAGCAATATAAAGAAGTCATCGAACAAATCGATTCATTCTACATTGCCGATGGCCACCACAGAATTGGTTCAGCAGCACTGAATGCTAAAAACCATCTGGATAAAGGTAAAAAACATACCGGACAGGAAGGTTTCAATTACGTTTACAGCTATATTGTTTCCAATCAGTCTATTAAAATCCACGATTATAACCGTCTTATTAAAGACCTGAATGGCTTAACTACGGAGCAATTCCTGAAGTCTTTAGAAAAGTTCTTTGTTATTCATGAAAAGGGAGATGTTCCTTATTACCCTTCTCAGAAATATCATCTGAGTATGTATGTAGATGGTAAATTCTACAGTCTGCATATCAAACATGATCTGAGAAATAAAACTGGTGGTTTGGAAGATCTGGATCATTACTTCCTGGAAAGAAATGTTATTAAAGAGGTTTTAGGTATGGAAACTAAACTAAGTGATAAGATAGGCTTCTCCAAAGGTAATTCCACAGTAGAAGGTATTGCTGAAATTAAGGAACTGGTAGACAATGGCGAGTACGCTGTAGGGTTTGCAATCCACCCTTTACCATTCTCGGATTTGGTGAAAATATCAGATCTTAAACAAAAAATGCCTCCAAAATGTACTTACATCGAACCAAAACTGCTTACTGCATTGGTAATGTATGACATGAAATAA
- a CDS encoding DUF4286 family protein, protein MSVLSVTFHVESAVQPQWYDFLEKEFPALVENLYDVEKYIFSEVDSNYIQEGKNYNLLLIFNDHEIRGGFLLNEMQNLSEIIHQRFSQEQVMIFITELNPITRRL, encoded by the coding sequence ATGAGTGTTCTTAGCGTTACCTTTCATGTTGAAAGTGCAGTCCAGCCGCAGTGGTATGATTTTCTGGAGAAGGAATTTCCGGCATTAGTAGAAAATCTGTATGATGTAGAAAAGTATATTTTCTCGGAAGTAGACAGCAACTATATCCAGGAAGGTAAAAATTATAACTTACTATTAATCTTCAATGACCACGAAATCCGAGGCGGATTCCTGTTGAATGAAATGCAGAATTTGAGTGAGATTATACACCAAAGATTCTCTCAGGAACAGGTGATGATCTTCATTACGGAACTTAATCCTATTACCAGAAGATTATAA
- a CDS encoding acyl-CoA reductase has product MNKEAKIRGLGGLGSFLKEFLTKNNNDYMPLDEEFQALLLRSEIENPWFTQDSLRYALESLAEVLNEAAISSWIDKYPFSATSKRVGLILAGNLPLVGFHDVMCVVLSGHIPVIKLSSKDRLLIPFLMKIWNDSTEGGFEYEFVEKLENFDAVIATGSNNTARYLEFYFKDYRNIIRKNRTSVAVLNGDESDEELQLLAEDIFRYFGLGCRNVTRLFIPEDFKLERLFENFLNFKDVINHNKYANNYDYNRAVYLLNQELFWDNNFVMLREGEDLFSPLSVINFSRYKSLDDVKNFISEHQGEIQCIVAKDALGLESVSFGEAQKPGLDVYADNVDTMAFLSVV; this is encoded by the coding sequence ATGAATAAGGAAGCTAAAATTCGGGGGTTAGGAGGTTTAGGAAGTTTTTTGAAAGAGTTCTTGACAAAAAATAATAACGATTATATGCCCTTGGATGAGGAATTTCAGGCATTATTGTTAAGATCAGAAATAGAAAACCCCTGGTTTACTCAGGATAGTCTGAGATATGCTCTGGAAAGTTTAGCAGAAGTTCTTAATGAAGCTGCAATTAGCAGCTGGATAGATAAATACCCGTTTTCGGCTACTTCAAAAAGAGTAGGACTTATCCTAGCAGGTAACCTTCCATTAGTAGGGTTTCATGATGTAATGTGTGTTGTATTATCCGGACATATTCCGGTGATAAAACTTTCTTCCAAAGATCGTTTACTCATTCCGTTTCTGATGAAAATATGGAATGATTCTACAGAAGGAGGATTTGAATACGAATTTGTAGAAAAACTTGAAAATTTCGATGCTGTAATTGCTACAGGAAGTAATAATACCGCAAGATATCTGGAGTTTTATTTTAAAGATTATCGGAATATTATTCGTAAAAACCGTACGTCAGTAGCTGTTTTAAATGGAGATGAGAGCGATGAAGAATTACAGTTGCTAGCGGAAGATATTTTTCGTTATTTTGGATTAGGATGTCGTAACGTAACAAGGCTTTTTATTCCTGAGGATTTTAAGCTTGAGCGCCTTTTTGAAAATTTCCTGAATTTTAAAGATGTTATTAATCATAATAAATATGCCAATAATTATGATTATAACAGAGCTGTATATCTATTAAATCAGGAGCTTTTCTGGGATAATAATTTTGTAATGCTTCGTGAAGGTGAAGATTTATTTAGTCCGCTTTCAGTAATTAACTTTAGCCGGTATAAAAGTCTTGATGATGTAAAGAACTTTATTAGCGAGCATCAGGGGGAAATACAGTGTATTGTTGCTAAAGATGCATTAGGATTAGAATCAGTTTCTTTTGGTGAAGCTCAGAAACCAGGGCTGGATGTTTATGCAGATAATGTAGATACAATGGCTTTTCTTAGTGTTGTATAA
- the serC gene encoding 3-phosphoserine/phosphohydroxythreonine transaminase translates to MKKHNFSAGPCILPQEVFQKASEAILDFNGMGLSLLEISHRSKEFVAVMDEARAIVKRLMKLGDDYDVLFLQGGASLQFAMVPFNLMKTDGKAAYLDTGTWAAGAIKEAKKLGTVDIVGSSKDQNYSFIPKDYTVGTEYNYFHCTSNNTIYGTQMKEFPKTDTLMVCDMSSDIFSRVLDFSQFDLIYAGAQKNMGPAGATLVVVKKDILGKTGRDIPSYLNYQLHIDKESMYNTPPVFAVYTSLLTLQYLEQHGGIEAAEVRNEAKAKLLYDEIDRNPLFEGYSVKEDRSLMNVSFKLTDESKKEAFDTAWKAAGISGLNGHRSLGGYRASLYNALPIESVQVLVDVMKSIS, encoded by the coding sequence ATGAAGAAACATAATTTTAGCGCCGGTCCTTGTATTCTGCCTCAGGAAGTTTTCCAGAAAGCTTCAGAAGCCATTTTAGATTTTAACGGAATGGGGCTTTCCCTTCTGGAAATCTCACACAGAAGCAAAGAGTTTGTTGCCGTAATGGATGAAGCGCGTGCTATTGTAAAAAGATTAATGAAGTTGGGAGATGATTATGATGTTCTCTTTCTTCAGGGTGGTGCAAGCCTTCAATTTGCAATGGTTCCTTTCAACCTTATGAAAACAGATGGTAAAGCTGCATATCTGGATACCGGAACATGGGCTGCAGGAGCTATTAAAGAAGCTAAAAAACTAGGTACAGTAGATATCGTTGGCTCTTCTAAAGATCAGAATTATTCATTTATTCCTAAAGATTATACTGTAGGAACTGAATACAACTATTTCCACTGTACATCCAACAATACAATCTATGGAACTCAAATGAAAGAGTTTCCTAAAACAGATACTTTAATGGTCTGCGATATGTCTTCCGATATATTCAGCAGAGTATTGGATTTCTCACAATTCGATTTAATTTACGCCGGAGCGCAGAAAAATATGGGTCCTGCCGGAGCAACATTAGTTGTTGTAAAAAAAGATATTCTGGGAAAAACGGGAAGAGATATTCCTTCTTACTTAAACTATCAGCTGCATATCGATAAAGAAAGTATGTACAATACACCGCCTGTATTTGCTGTTTATACTTCACTTCTTACACTTCAATATCTGGAGCAGCATGGTGGTATAGAAGCAGCCGAAGTACGCAATGAAGCAAAAGCTAAATTATTATATGATGAGATCGACAGAAATCCTTTATTTGAAGGTTATTCTGTAAAAGAGGACCGTTCATTAATGAATGTTTCCTTCAAACTTACTGACGAATCTAAAAAAGAAGCTTTCGATACAGCATGGAAAGCTGCAGGCATTAGTGGCCTTAACGGGCACAGAAGCCTTGGAGGATACCGTGCGAGTCTTTACAATGCGCTGCCAATCGAAAGTGTACAGGTATTAGTAGACGTTATGAAGTCTATTAGCTAA